The genomic stretch TGCCTACCAACAGCCGCCGGCCTTTTCTTGCCGTTCAAACACACGGACGACGTCGAATGATTTTTCCTGGACTAGAGCATCAACTGCAATGGCACCAGCTGGGCCAGTGCCGATGACAGCGACACTTTTATTCGGCGGCATCTTTGGGGTTTGTTATCTTACGGTGGAGATACCgagtggtggtgggtttTTATCTGGTCGGCGTTCGGTCTTTGCCTATGGCTTATCGTGATGCAAACACCGAGGCCGATTGCATCAGCTACGACCATTCACCGAGCGATATCAAAGACTGAGAGGTTGCAGGGACGATAAGCGCCCAAATTGGCCTCAATCAGTAGAGGCTAAGTAGTTAATTACAGGTTTTGCCACCTCCTTAAAGCACCTCGCATAAGTTCATACATGGTATACAATTGCCGAACAATCTTTATTAGTTATACCTGAGGCACCAAATAGAGCAGAGTTTGCTGTTTCATGCTTGGAAAGGTTTAGCGTGGTTGTCAACATTGCCATCCAGGTGTGATTGGCCAATTGATCAGGGAATTTATTCGCACCATGGGACTAGTGCACTTTGAGTATGGTTCCTGGTTAAGCTTCGAATCTTGACTTGGGCTTTCCCTCATCCGGTATAGTGTAACTCGGGGATGGACTCCGAGTAACTAATTTTTAGTTTTCATGCTTAATTCACTTAAATTAGGTTATATTGCTAGGAATTATTCAATATCTGTCTAGAGACATCAGGTTCGCTTGATAAGTCACTTTGTTCTCTACCGCAGGTCAGTACCGCCTTGAATGAAAGGGCTTCGTATCCTCCCTGATTCGTACTGAGTACTACGATGTACCTCGTAGTCTCGGAAAATAGCCTCCCTCCGTGCTACTGAGACAAGGAGTAATCCTGGAGCCAGCCGTAGTCATGTCGTACACAATCGAGTAACGGAAATAAGCAAAGAGCCACGTCTAGAGTGTAGTGATCCATGTTTCCACAAATCAGCACATGTAAACACGAAGGGAGGAAATTAACAGGAAATCGACAGGATACAACAATTTTGGCTGTAGTGAGTGAACAGGGTCCACGCTGTCTGAAAGCTTAGCTTGAGCTTAGTCGACGAAGAAGTGCAAAGGCCGCGCCTCGATGGCGGTTACACTGGGGTGTTGGTGGGACCCTGGATTAGGAACGTTGCTGCCTTTCTCTATACGGTCAGCCAATCTACGAATGCTTACATCCTCCAGAAGGTGCAGATTTGCCTACGTCCAAATGTCAACTCCCTCTTTGTTGCTGTGCAACAATTTCCAGGTCTACATGCCAACCACATCcttccacttttctttctctccgttCCCCGCCATTGCTCCTGACTGGGAGCTGTCACTTCTACTGAAATCGGCCTCCGTTGTTAAACAGTCTAGTCTTCCACCGTGGACAGACAGTGTCAGCCATGTGTTTTTCGCgagttcgtcttctccttctcttccttctaGCGTCGCTCCTGCTCTTCCTCACGTCGCCATTGGCCACTCAACTCCGTCTGCTCCTCCAAATGCCCTTCATCTGGCAAAAGTCCGCAGCCGACTCCATTATCTCACATGACCGCGACGGCTTCGATGTCACTTTTCGCGGCTACGAGAGCGAACAACCTCCCTCAGAACTTCACCATCCGTCCCCAATCCCCGCAATACTCCACCACGTCCACCTCGGAGACACAGCCCTCCGACCGGAATGGCTAGTCGCTCGAGAAGAATGTCTAAGAATACATCCCGGATGGAAAACACACATCTGGGACGACAAAACAGCCACTCAATTCGTGCGCGACCACTTCCCCGATCTCCAGGAAACCTGGAACAACTACCCATACCTAGTGCAGAAGGTAGATGCACTGCGCTATATGATCCTATACATACACGGAGGTGCGCCCCCTTCCCAAACATGACTGACACACAACAAATTGTAAACGGGACTGACTTTTTGCGCGCCACGCGCATTGCCATCACAGGTGCGATCTTGGACCTTGATCTCGTTTGTAAGCGATCTCTCGAACCATTGCGCAGGTTTGATTTCGTCGCGCCTGCTGCTTATCCGGCTGGGTTTTCTATCGGCATGCTTCTTTCTAGTCCGGGGAACTTGTTTGTTCGAGATTTGATTGATAATTTACCCCGGTTTAAGAGACGGTGGTTGCTTTTGCCGTATGTTACGGTTATGTTTAGTACCGGGTGTCATTATGCGTCGTGagtccttttttctttctgtttctgtttttgtGTCTTGGGGATTCGGTTGTATGGTATGCTAAGTGGTGTGCTGTATAGGACGATTTATACCGCCCAGCCAAATCGAACGTCGCTCCGTATCCTGTCCGGCTCCCCTGATCATCCGAATATGCATATGCTAAAAGGGTTCGTGGATACCCCGCTCTTCCGACATTTGGGGACGTCGTCATGGCATGCCAATGATGCGCTTTTTGTGCGGCTGGTTGAGGGCCTCGGAGGACGAGTGTTATATTGTATTCTCTCTGCGGTTATAGTGGGTGGATGTGTGGTGCTTTCGCGGTCTATCGCGGCCCGACGACGTTCTGTGAGATTCGCAAGGTCAACGTCACCATCTAAGGTTTTTGAAAAGGTCGTTTGATTATTTGTACTCTTTTGGGTCTTGTTGtttattcttattctatTGTCTTGAATACTGTCTGTACTATGAGGAACGACCGAGCTTCGCgggatgtacatacagtatcCACATATGAGCCTGGTAATCCACGTAGCGCATACTCAATTCACAGTATGTGTTATATCCAATCTCACCGTCTTCTCAGACAATCCTCCTCAGATCATTAACCCACATATACCGACTAATCAACAAATAAAAAACCCGATCAAAAGAATACTGACTCCCATGTTGACTAAACGCCCCTCGCGCCTGGAAATACATCTGCCAGTCACTGACCAACAGCGCCTTATCCCCATAGGGATCCTGGATCTTACTACTCTTTCCATTCCCAACTTTCACTACTTCATATTCCCGTGAGGGAGATACAATCGCCTGCAGAATGCGTCCTGAAAAGGACATCGACGTCGGAATTAAATCGGCTAGACCGGCGTATTTTCGTAGAAGGAATTTGGTCTGTAGTGCGTACGCTGGTGGGCCTTGTGGGGTTTTGGATATGTATTTACTAGATCACTGTTAGTTGGGGTATACTATTCTTATGGCAAAATCTAAAAGGGGAAAgtaaaaaggaagaagaacaaacctAACACCAGCACTAACGGCCCGATGATTAACATGTCCAGATATACCCCCGTCGTCGAACGTAATAATCTATTCAATATAAGTTAAGACCGCGATAACTCTTCAGATCTAGAAAGTCAAAATAGACCCACCAAATCAATATTCCATTTCTTAACATACTCCCCCACAAGCTCCTCGATCAAATCCTCCCTCCACCATTTCTGCGGATTATCCTGCAGCTCATAGTGATCCAGGTTCACGCATCGCTCGCGTTTAATCCCGAGTTCGGCACAGCTGCGTTGGAGTTCGCTGCGGCGGATGTCGCCGATGCCTTCGTAGTTACCTGTTTTTTTTGCTTGTCAGATGGTCATATGTTTCTGGGTTGATGGATAGGCAAGGATTATAGTAGTATAGAATCAAGAGAATGAACACAAACCAGACGAAAGCGCCAACAAACCCCGGGTTACGGTCGCATCATCATTACGATAGAGAATACTCggactgaagaagagggtcTCATCGTCTGGGTGCGcggtgacgaggaggatattCTTGGCGGTGCGGAATGCGCTGGGGACGAGACGGGGATCGTTGGCGAGGTAGTAGGCCAGGAGATGGTAGAGGAATAGTGGCGCAATGAGGAAGACGGTGAGGAAGGTGAGAGCGAGTGTCACGGGTCTTCTCCAGATGCGCTGGATTAGGTGTGTGATGAGGTGCAGCATTGGGCCATTGGTTTGTTGTgctgtatgtatggatggTGTTAGTGACTTTGAGGCTGGGAAGTTGTTCATGTGTGGATGATTAGAATTGATATTAATACGGTATTGTATTCCGTGGTTATTATTCTGCCTAGTTTGGATTGGCGTCTTACTGTACTGTCTTACTGGATCCAGTGTCTCATTACAACCATCATGCTGCCTTCAATAACCCGGGTCTTATGGTTCGCTATTGCAAATGGTCCAATAAACCATTAATAACTTTATTATCCACCAGGGAGATTCTTCCCAGTAGGACTGGAGATTCCGCCCTGCGCATACGCAAGTGGCCTCATTGATGCGTGTCTGTCAGAACCAAAGGGGCATGACCGTGTATTAAGAGAAGCAAGGCCCTCTCCGGGCTCTCCAAATCACGAGAAATAGGGCGATCGATAAGATCAAGGTTGCAGGTAAGCTTACTATTACTGCCATTGACGAGACTGATATTAGTGATGCCGGCTTGTCTTCTTGAAAGCAGCCACAAACTTGACGGCCCTTATGCGATCACGGACGTCAGAAGAATAAACCGGTTCAATTAAGCGAGGATCAATTATAGTCCTCATCTAAGAGGCTGAGAGCTTACTACTAGTGGTGCTTGGTCATGTCGATATTTCACTATGTTGCAATTGTTCCAGACCGATATCGCAGCGGAACCAATTGACGGGCCGATAAAGTAATGGGCCGTCCCGCAAGCTGACCCCATTGTGGATGCCTCGGCGTTGACTCATCGTAGACCCTAGTCAATTTGGTTCCCCATAAAAAGTACCGCCCCTCGTGTTCCAAATTTTGTCACTATCAGACAATCAATCCACCATGGAGCATCTCAAACAAACATTTGCCCAATGTCAACAAGAAGGCCGTCCAGCGCTGGTCACGTATGTGACGGCCGGATTCCCCACGGCGGAGGAAACCCCGGACATCATGCTGGGCATGCAGG from Aspergillus oryzae RIB40 DNA, chromosome 1 encodes the following:
- a CDS encoding PIG-L family deacetylase (predicted protein); amino-acid sequence: MNNFPASKSLTPSIHTAQQTNGPMLHLITHLIQRIWRRPVTLALTFLTVFLIAPLFLYHLLAYYLANDPRLVPSAFRTAKNILLVTAHPDDETLFFSPSILYRNDDATVTRGLLALSSGNYEGIGDIRRSELQRSCAELGIKRERCVNLDHYELQDNPQKWWREDLIEELVGEYVKKWNIDLIITFDDGGISGHVNHRAVSAGVSDLVNTYPKPHKAHQRTHYRPNSFYENTPV